One window from the genome of Rufibacter tibetensis encodes:
- the ilvD gene encoding dihydroxy-acid dehydratase, with amino-acid sequence MALNKYSSIYTKDDSLPASQAMLIGSGIPEADLRKPFVGICSTGFEGNTCNMHLNGLADAVKMGVQANGMVGLRFNTIGVSDGITNGNAGMRFSLVSRELIADSIEAMAGAHYYDAVATVVGCDKNMPGALIAMARLNRPSLMVYGGTIKGGEYKGQKLNIVSCFEAYGKKLNGAISDEDYRGIIRNACPGPGACGGMYTANTMAAAIETLGMSLPFSSSSTAVSAEKNQEALDTGAYILQLLDKDIKPRDILVREAFENALVMITVLGGSTNAVLHLIAIAHAAGVKLTMEDFQEVSNRVPVLADLKPSGKYLMEDLSALGGVPAVQKTLLEAGLLKGDLMTVTGKTMAENLVDVKPLGEEQDLLRPLSNPIKADGHIQILYGNLATKGAVAKISGKEGLRFEGPAIVFNSEEDLNEGITLGKIQAGQVVVIRYVGPKGGPGMPEMLKPTSAIMGAGLGDKVALITDGRFSGGTHGFVIGHVCPEAYDGGTIALVEDGDWIVLDASTNTMDVQVDEAELALRRSQWQRPKPNVQGGVLLKYIRTVSDASHGCITDLQEEAYVNARETSPSLA; translated from the coding sequence ATGGCTTTAAATAAATACAGCAGCATCTACACCAAAGACGACAGCCTTCCGGCCTCTCAGGCCATGCTCATCGGGTCTGGTATCCCAGAGGCAGATCTGCGCAAACCGTTTGTGGGCATCTGCTCTACTGGTTTTGAAGGGAACACCTGTAACATGCACCTGAATGGATTGGCTGATGCCGTGAAAATGGGCGTGCAGGCAAACGGCATGGTTGGGCTTCGGTTCAACACCATTGGCGTGAGCGACGGCATCACCAACGGTAACGCCGGGATGCGCTTCTCTTTAGTTTCCAGAGAGTTGATCGCCGATTCTATTGAAGCCATGGCTGGAGCCCACTACTATGATGCTGTAGCTACCGTGGTGGGATGTGACAAGAACATGCCAGGTGCTTTGATTGCCATGGCGCGTCTGAACCGCCCGTCACTCATGGTGTACGGAGGTACCATTAAAGGAGGGGAGTACAAAGGCCAGAAGCTGAACATTGTGTCTTGCTTTGAGGCTTATGGTAAAAAACTGAACGGCGCTATCTCTGACGAAGACTATAGAGGAATCATCCGGAATGCGTGCCCGGGTCCGGGTGCCTGCGGAGGGATGTACACGGCCAACACCATGGCCGCGGCTATCGAGACGTTGGGCATGAGCCTCCCATTCTCTTCTTCCTCCACGGCGGTAAGCGCCGAGAAAAACCAAGAAGCCCTGGATACCGGCGCGTACATCCTGCAACTGTTAGACAAAGACATTAAGCCCCGTGACATTCTTGTGCGCGAGGCCTTTGAAAATGCTTTGGTGATGATTACCGTGTTAGGTGGTTCTACCAACGCCGTGCTTCACCTGATTGCCATTGCCCACGCGGCGGGTGTAAAACTGACCATGGAAGATTTCCAGGAGGTAAGCAACCGAGTACCGGTGCTCGCCGACCTGAAGCCAAGCGGGAAATACCTGATGGAAGACCTTTCTGCTTTGGGCGGAGTACCCGCCGTGCAGAAGACCTTATTGGAAGCTGGTTTGCTGAAAGGCGATCTGATGACCGTTACCGGTAAAACAATGGCCGAGAACTTAGTAGATGTAAAGCCCCTAGGCGAGGAGCAGGATCTATTGAGACCGCTTTCTAACCCCATCAAAGCAGACGGCCATATCCAGATCTTATATGGTAACCTGGCTACTAAAGGCGCAGTGGCGAAAATCTCCGGCAAAGAAGGCCTTCGTTTTGAAGGACCAGCCATTGTCTTCAACTCAGAAGAAGACCTGAACGAAGGCATTACCCTTGGCAAGATTCAAGCAGGCCAGGTAGTGGTAATCCGCTACGTGGGCCCTAAAGGCGGACCAGGGATGCCGGAAATGCTGAAACCAACGTCCGCCATTATGGGTGCTGGGTTAGGCGATAAAGTAGCCTTAATTACAGACGGAAGATTTTCTGGTGGCACGCACGGATTCGTGATCGGCCACGTTTGCCCGGAAGCCTATGACGGCGGCACCATTGCTTTAGTAGAAGACGGTGACTGGATCGTGCTGGATGCGAGTACCAACACCATGGATGTGCAGGTAGACGAGGCCGAGTTAGCCCTCAGAAGAAGCCAATGGCAAAGACCTAAGCCAAATGTGCAAGGGGGAGTGCTGTTGAAATATATCAGAACCGTGAGTGATGCCAGCCACGGATGTATCACCGATTTACAGGAAGAAGCCTATGTTAACGCAAGAGAAACAAGTCCCAGCCTTGCCTGA
- the ilvB gene encoding biosynthetic-type acetolactate synthase large subunit: MLTQEKQVPALPETDTLLSGGQALLHALVVEGVDTIFGYPGGAIMPIYDALYDFEGDLKHVLVRHEQGGIHAGQGYARSSGKVGVVFATSGPGATNLVTGLADAQIDSTPLVCITGQVFAHLLGTDAFQEADVIGITTPVTKWNYQITDATEIPEVIAKAFHIARTGRPGPVLIDITKNAQLQKFSFQGYTPCNHIRSYRPKPIVRKEYIEQAAELINSAQKPFVLWGQGVMLGSAEQEFKAFIEKTGIPAAWTIMGAGALPSDHPQNVGMLGMHGNYGPNVMTNECDVLIAIGMRFDDRVTGRLDKYAKQAKIIHLDIDPAEIDKNVKTTVPVWGDCKETLPLLTQLVEAKQHTAWLEQFREFEQKEIDAVIREELFPSSGEMTMGEAIQQLNELTKGEAIIVTDVGQHQMVACRYAKLNHTRSNITSGGLGTMGFALPAAIGAKFGALDRTVVAVIGDGGIQMTIQELGTIMQSGIDVKIMILNNQFLGMVRQWQELFHERRYSFVDITSPDYVQVAKGYGIAGRSINQREDLTSALQEMLSHPGSFLLEVMVTKENNVFPMVPQGCSVSEIRLK; the protein is encoded by the coding sequence ATGTTAACGCAAGAGAAACAAGTCCCAGCCTTGCCTGAAACAGACACTCTGCTTAGCGGAGGTCAGGCCTTATTGCACGCCCTTGTAGTAGAAGGGGTAGATACCATTTTCGGGTATCCAGGCGGAGCCATCATGCCCATCTATGATGCGCTGTATGACTTTGAGGGAGATCTGAAGCACGTGCTCGTGCGCCATGAGCAGGGTGGCATCCATGCCGGACAAGGCTACGCGCGTTCCTCGGGTAAAGTAGGTGTGGTGTTCGCCACCAGTGGCCCCGGAGCTACTAACCTGGTGACCGGCTTAGCCGATGCGCAGATAGACAGTACGCCTTTAGTGTGCATCACCGGTCAGGTGTTCGCGCACCTGTTAGGTACTGATGCGTTCCAGGAGGCCGACGTGATTGGGATTACTACCCCGGTCACCAAATGGAATTACCAGATCACCGATGCCACGGAGATCCCCGAGGTCATTGCCAAAGCGTTTCATATTGCCCGCACCGGTCGGCCTGGTCCGGTATTGATTGATATTACCAAGAACGCGCAGCTGCAGAAATTTAGCTTTCAGGGGTATACGCCTTGTAACCACATCCGCAGCTACCGGCCTAAGCCCATCGTGCGCAAAGAATACATTGAGCAAGCGGCAGAGCTGATCAACAGTGCTCAAAAGCCATTCGTGCTATGGGGACAAGGGGTGATGCTGGGTTCTGCTGAGCAGGAGTTCAAAGCGTTCATAGAGAAAACCGGCATTCCGGCTGCCTGGACCATCATGGGCGCCGGTGCCTTGCCAAGCGACCATCCGCAGAACGTGGGCATGTTGGGCATGCACGGAAACTACGGCCCCAACGTGATGACAAACGAGTGCGATGTCTTGATTGCGATAGGCATGCGCTTCGATGACCGCGTGACTGGTCGCCTGGACAAATACGCCAAGCAAGCCAAGATCATCCACTTGGACATTGACCCCGCTGAGATTGACAAGAACGTGAAGACCACCGTGCCTGTATGGGGCGACTGCAAAGAAACCCTGCCCTTGCTGACGCAATTGGTAGAAGCCAAGCAGCATACCGCCTGGCTGGAGCAATTCCGGGAATTTGAGCAGAAAGAAATTGACGCAGTGATTCGTGAGGAGCTGTTCCCGAGCAGTGGTGAGATGACCATGGGCGAGGCGATTCAGCAACTAAACGAACTCACCAAAGGCGAAGCCATCATCGTGACCGATGTAGGGCAGCACCAGATGGTGGCCTGCCGCTACGCCAAACTGAACCACACCCGCAGCAACATCACCAGCGGCGGCTTGGGAACTATGGGTTTTGCACTTCCGGCGGCCATCGGGGCTAAATTTGGGGCGCTGGATAGAACCGTAGTGGCTGTGATTGGCGACGGCGGTATCCAGATGACCATCCAGGAATTGGGCACCATCATGCAGAGCGGCATTGACGTGAAGATCATGATCCTGAACAACCAGTTCCTGGGCATGGTGCGGCAGTGGCAGGAGCTGTTCCATGAGCGTCGCTACTCCTTCGTGGACATCACCAGCCCAGATTACGTGCAGGTGGCCAAGGGGTACGGCATCGCCGGGCGCAGCATCAACCAGCGCGAAGACCTGACCAGTGCCCTGCAGGAAATGCTGTCGCACCCCGGATCCTTCCTGTTGGAAGTAATGGTGACCAAAGAGAACAACGTGTTTCCTATGGTGCCACAGGGCTGCAGCGTAAGCGAAATCAGATTGAAATAA
- the ilvN gene encoding acetolactate synthase small subunit yields the protein MSEQAPIEREEFNITVYTENHIGLLNRIAMIFSRRKINIDSLNTSPSEIEGIHRFNIVINETEEVVSKIARQIEKQVEVLKVYYNTNEDVIWQEMALYKVPTDVIAEKAKVERLLRENGARVVVIRKDYTVFETTGHREETDNLIKVLQPFGLIEFVRSARIAIIKGSEGFNRKLREFERAEPGQEVIENEFLNSREKVFTM from the coding sequence ATGAGTGAGCAAGCGCCAATAGAACGGGAAGAATTCAACATCACGGTGTACACCGAGAACCACATCGGGTTACTCAACCGCATCGCGATGATCTTCTCCCGTCGCAAAATCAACATTGACAGCCTCAACACCTCGCCCAGCGAGATTGAAGGCATCCACCGCTTCAACATCGTGATTAACGAAACCGAAGAAGTGGTAAGCAAAATCGCCCGGCAGATTGAAAAGCAGGTGGAGGTATTGAAAGTGTACTACAACACCAACGAAGACGTGATCTGGCAGGAAATGGCGCTGTACAAAGTGCCTACTGACGTGATTGCCGAAAAAGCCAAAGTAGAACGCCTGCTCCGTGAAAATGGCGCGCGGGTGGTGGTGATCCGGAAAGACTACACCGTTTTTGAAACCACAGGCCATCGCGAGGAAACTGATAACCTGATCAAAGTTCTGCAGCCCTTCGGCTTGATTGAGTTTGTGCGGAGTGCCCGCATTGCCATCATCAAAGGCAGCGAAGGCTTCAACCGCAAACTCCGGGAGTTTGAACGCGCGGAACCTGGGCAGGAAGTCATAGAAAACGAGTTCTTGAACAGCCGCGAGAAAGTCTTCACCATGTAA
- the ilvC gene encoding ketol-acid reductoisomerase, producing the protein MAKINFGGVEETVVTREEYPLAKALEFLKNETIAVIGYGVQGPGQALNMRDNGFNVIVGQRQDSPSWERAKQDGFEEGISLFSIEEAAERGTIICNLLSDAGQIAVWPTLKEKLTPGKTLYFSHGFGITFKEQTNIVPPADVDVILVAPKGSGTSLRRLFLAGGGLNSSFAVFQDATGKAYEKAVAMGIGVGSGYLFETDFKKEVYSDLTGERGVLMGALAGIIEAQYQVLRQRGHSPSEAFNETVEELTQSLVPLVGENGMDWMFSNCSVTAQRGALDWKGRFREATLPVLNELYDSVASGKEAERTIQRGSTPGYRQELEAELKEVRESELWQTGAVVRQLRSKAEVAEEV; encoded by the coding sequence ATGGCAAAGATCAATTTCGGCGGTGTAGAAGAAACCGTTGTCACCCGTGAAGAATACCCGTTGGCAAAAGCCCTTGAGTTTTTGAAGAATGAAACCATTGCCGTGATCGGATACGGGGTACAAGGCCCGGGCCAGGCATTGAACATGCGCGACAATGGCTTCAACGTGATCGTGGGGCAGCGTCAGGATTCTCCTTCATGGGAGCGCGCGAAGCAAGATGGTTTTGAGGAAGGCATCAGCTTGTTTTCCATTGAGGAAGCAGCCGAGCGCGGCACCATCATCTGCAACCTGTTGTCTGATGCCGGTCAAATTGCTGTTTGGCCAACCTTAAAAGAAAAGTTAACCCCTGGTAAAACCCTGTATTTCTCGCACGGTTTCGGGATCACCTTCAAAGAGCAAACCAACATTGTGCCACCGGCCGATGTGGATGTGATCCTGGTAGCTCCTAAGGGCAGCGGTACCAGCCTGCGTCGTTTGTTCCTGGCCGGTGGTGGCCTGAACTCTTCGTTCGCTGTGTTCCAGGATGCAACTGGTAAAGCCTATGAGAAAGCTGTTGCCATGGGCATCGGTGTAGGTTCTGGTTACCTGTTTGAGACTGATTTCAAAAAAGAAGTGTACTCTGATTTAACAGGTGAGCGTGGTGTATTAATGGGTGCCTTAGCGGGTATCATTGAGGCCCAGTACCAGGTGTTGCGTCAGCGCGGCCACTCTCCGTCTGAGGCCTTCAATGAGACCGTAGAAGAACTAACCCAAAGCCTAGTGCCCTTGGTAGGCGAGAACGGTATGGACTGGATGTTCAGTAACTGCTCGGTAACTGCCCAGCGTGGTGCTCTAGACTGGAAAGGCAGATTCAGAGAAGCCACTCTTCCGGTATTAAACGAACTGTATGACAGCGTAGCTTCCGGCAAAGAAGCAGAGCGTACCATCCAACGCGGCTCTACCCCAGGGTATCGCCAGGAACTGGAAGCCGAATTGAAAGAAGTTCGCGAATCTGAATTATGGCAAACCGGTGCGGTAGTACGTCAGCTCCGCAGCAAAGCCGAAGTAGCCGAGGAAGTTTAG
- the ilvA gene encoding threonine ammonia-lyase IlvA, whose translation MQKETAPLETIVALGNVEKAAKNLKGVIYKTPLMKNLWLSQTYGADIHLKREDLQIVRSYKIRGAYNKMSTLSPEDREKEIVCSSAGNHAQGVAYACQLLGIKGYIFMPAQTPAQKVSKVRLFGKEWVEVVLTGATYDDTFKAAKEFCDERGSTFIPPFDDMAIIEGQATVGLEIFKDADFTIDYLFMPIGGGGLASGVSSVFKQVSPQTKLIGVQPQGAPSMYNSIKENQRQVLTSIDSFVDGAAVKCPGELTFEICRELLDQVVLVPEGQICEDILKMYNEEGVVLEPAGTLTISALKSFAEEIKGKNVVCVISGSNNDITRMEDIKERALQHQGLKHYFMVTFNQKPGALRTFVNRVLHPEDDIIHFQYIKKNNKEKGPVFIGVEVKQPQDVENIKLRMLEEGFAYEYLNGKQDFLNLFV comes from the coding sequence ATGCAGAAAGAGACAGCTCCCCTGGAAACCATTGTGGCGTTAGGGAACGTGGAGAAAGCCGCCAAAAACTTGAAAGGAGTCATTTACAAGACACCTTTGATGAAGAATCTGTGGCTTTCCCAAACCTACGGCGCCGACATTCACCTGAAGCGCGAAGACCTGCAGATTGTGCGTTCCTACAAAATCAGGGGGGCGTACAACAAGATGTCTACGCTGTCGCCGGAGGACCGCGAAAAGGAGATTGTCTGCTCCAGCGCCGGGAACCATGCCCAGGGCGTGGCCTATGCCTGTCAGCTGCTCGGGATTAAAGGTTACATCTTCATGCCCGCCCAGACACCCGCCCAGAAAGTGAGCAAGGTGCGGCTGTTCGGGAAGGAGTGGGTGGAGGTGGTACTTACCGGTGCCACATATGATGACACGTTCAAAGCCGCCAAGGAGTTCTGCGATGAGCGGGGCAGTACCTTCATTCCGCCGTTCGATGATATGGCGATCATTGAGGGTCAAGCCACCGTGGGACTTGAGATTTTCAAAGACGCAGATTTCACCATTGACTACCTGTTCATGCCTATTGGTGGAGGCGGGTTAGCCTCGGGCGTTTCCAGCGTCTTTAAGCAAGTAAGCCCCCAAACCAAACTCATTGGTGTGCAGCCGCAGGGCGCGCCGTCTATGTACAACTCCATCAAAGAGAACCAGCGTCAGGTCTTGACCAGCATTGACTCTTTTGTGGATGGCGCGGCGGTGAAATGCCCGGGTGAGTTGACCTTTGAGATCTGCCGTGAGTTGCTGGACCAGGTGGTGCTGGTGCCCGAAGGCCAGATTTGTGAAGACATCCTGAAGATGTACAACGAGGAAGGCGTAGTCCTGGAACCGGCTGGTACGCTTACCATTTCGGCGCTGAAAAGCTTTGCCGAGGAAATCAAAGGGAAGAACGTGGTCTGTGTCATCAGTGGCAGCAACAATGATATCACCCGCATGGAAGATATCAAGGAGCGGGCGCTGCAGCACCAAGGATTGAAGCACTACTTCATGGTGACCTTCAACCAAAAACCTGGCGCACTGCGCACCTTTGTGAACCGCGTGCTGCACCCCGAAGATGACATCATCCACTTTCAGTACATCAAGAAAAACAACAAAGAAAAAGGCCCCGTGTTTATTGGGGTGGAAGTGAAGCAGCCGCAGGATGTAGAAAACATTAAACTGCGGATGCTGGAGGAAGGCTTCGCCTACGAGTACCTCAACGGCAAGCAGGACTTCCTGAATCTATTTGTGTGA